The following DNA comes from Lynx canadensis isolate LIC74 chromosome C2, mLynCan4.pri.v2, whole genome shotgun sequence.
ACTATTTGTGTTGTATTTTAGGCAGAGTGGTCAATGTGTCTAGCATAATGAGCTTGGTAGCTCTTAAGAACTGCGGCCCAGAACTGCAGCAGAAGTTCAGAAGTGAAACCATCACAGAGGAGGAGCTGGTGGGGCTCATGAACAAGTTTGTGGAAGATGTAAAGAACAGAGTGCACCAAAACGAGGGCTGGCCTGATATGCAAATGCTTACATATGGAGTGTCAAAGATGGGTGTCACCGTCCTGTCCAGAATCTATGCCAGGAAactgagtgagcagaggaggggagacaggaTCCTCCTGAATGCCTGCTGCCCTGGGTGGGTGAGAACAGCCATGGGTGGACCTACAGCCATTAAAAGCCCAGAAGAAGGAGCAGAGACTCCCGTCTACTTGGCCCTTTTGCCCCCGGATGCCAAGGAGCCTCACGGGGAGATTGTTATGGAGAAGAAAGTTGAACAATGGGGACCCCCCTCTCAGTTCCCTTCATGGCTCCCGATATGATACAGTCATGATTTGACCAAACAGATTACACTGTCTACAATGTCCTTATCCACGTCAAGTACTCACATTGAATTGGTTACTAATTCTGTGAAGTCTTCTGTGATTTCTTCCATAATATATATGAGAACAAAAAGTGGAATTAATGACCATAATGAATGAACATCATAGATGAATAAACAATTCTAAGTAGATGTCCACATGTGCAGATCACCCCCTGCCAACCAGCCCAAAAAATTAACAGAACCTAAGTTAGGTCAAGAGAAGGGACAATTTAACACAGGGGTTCATAAACATTAGTGAATGAGCCAGATGGTGAATATTTTGCCTTTGCACTTGAATGGCCTCCGTTGGACCTACTCAAATCTGCTGTTTAGCTTGAAAGTCACCATAGATGATATATAGACCCATAAGGGGGTGGGATTTCCCTAGCCAGCGTTCTTTATCAGCCTCTACTATGACATTGGCACACCACCATGCATAGACATCCACAGTGGTCTCATTAAATATCAAAGTCATTGGAGAAAAAAGGAGCTGCAAGGTGTGAAATGGGAGTGGGCACTAGAGGTGCATCCATAAGACAACCTGAGACAAGGGGGAAAAGGGAATTAGGATTGGTATCAGTGCATATGAAAGAATTACTGTCAAATCTCAAGGCTAATGTGCTATTCATGTAGGGATAAATGGTCACCAAGTGTGTAACATTAACACAGTTCAGCAAAGCCTCCACAGAAGATGAACATATAAGGAAAGTGAAATACTCATCATGGTTGGGGCTAGTTTGGTGGATACACGGGTGTCCGCAGTCCTATTCTTCCCACTTTTCTCTCTGAGAGCTTTCAAGACAAACATCTGGAAATAAAAAGGTCTTGGCTCTGCTGCCTTACGCAACGACCTTGAGCAAAACCCTGCCTGTTGCTGTCTGTCAATCTCCTCAAGCGTACAATTCAGGGGAACTCATAGGATTGCCGGGAAGAGTAAAGGCACTAATACAGGTGAGCAGGCTGCAAACAAGGGCGGTGCAAAGTGCCCTCCGTAGGCGTCCCCGGACTGGGGCCTGACACCTCCAGGGCCCAGAGGGGAGCTTCTTACTGCCCCACACCCAGCCTGGCTCCCGGGGGgcctcccaccacctcccacccctcacagAAGCATCCATGTTGTACAGACTTCCTCCCCTCATGATTACTTTTCAGTCTTCACCAGGTATTTCAGGCTGACAGAAATGAGAACTGATGGGCCCTGCAAGCAAGGATTGGGTCCATACTTTATGTCTCTCCCTTCAAGGGTgcttgagtgactcagtcagttgagtgtctaactttggctcaggtcat
Coding sequences within:
- the LOC115523923 gene encoding carbonyl reductase [NADPH] 1-like produces the protein MPSHIRVALVTGANKGIGFATVRNLCQQFFGDVVLTARDEARGRAAVQQLQGEGLSPRFHLLDIDDLQSIRALRDFLRKEYGGLDVLVNNAGIALDSRDPTPLHIQTQLTLKTNFFGTRDVCTELLPLMKPQGRVVNVSSIMSLVALKNCGPELQQKFRSETITEEELVGLMNKFVEDVKNRVHQNEGWPDMQMLTYGVSKMGVTVLSRIYARKLSEQRRGDRILLNACCPGWVRTAMGGPTAIKSPEEGAETPVYLALLPPDAKEPHGEIVMEKKVEQWGPPSQFPSWLPI